From Fusarium fujikuroi IMI 58289 draft genome, chromosome FFUJ_chr07, a single genomic window includes:
- a CDS encoding related to transcriptional activator acu-15, whose translation MSPDESQGTCDSRRPKCGRCVVYDFTCLYAKTRSRRHEVNQDDGWDASSSNAIDELRDGINAYDDLIRRLLRRKTEDNLDPKELHNQVKDRVKRALDRIALLTDPRAATIASPSDQDPSSQSPFSQNQHRYLGEVSDVHFFNLVKGFLQTKDSSNPEQGFDSYEQDGEVSTTNNKSNGHTLPPAPVDTRELVEVYFSTIHIAYPFIPQSPFMANLAREGGIPNNATDLAILYVICAIGSYYTSFPGRDAVSQTRHECYFQRAMALTAATSGHHSIQQVTLLLVQCFYLLTVSKTDSCWTTLGQAVRIAQSIGLHVESPSPKSRSATVLERRRRIWHSIYVLDRLLSLQLGRPPAIHDQDCNVALPSRRADNEIDWSSDAMEPPEESPSAGDYFIAVIGFSQIVGCVLRDVYGPVHSRPTPEMILGTQNLDRRLVEWKLGLPQKLRFDLGHSFDQNNIFRRQRNMLAIKFHHLRALLHRPYLCYPLLRQRDDSSMSLSQLDWPLIAVFERICIDEAQGTARLLHHVSDEQELVHEFPWWQMISCLICAGSILLVSSIFAQQLDDHSGFDSEGLRDDAETCLKIFEALSSNSKSARIARNMIQGLKQSGSEWRKQAGQGTDVVPFSQTLSQPDASMELQHTSATGVPVSQEMLSLQDQNVELLSDAIPTPQNWPAEITDSMAWSSQFLDTFQGDGSWI comes from the exons ATGTCGCCAGATGAAAGCCAAGGCACA TGCGACAGTCGGAGACCCAAGTGTGGTCGCTGTGTGGTTTACGACTTCACTTGTCTCTATGCGAAGACCAGGTCCAGACGTCACGAAGTAAatcaagatgatggttggGATGCATCAAGCTCCAATGCcattgatgagcttcgaGATGGCATCAATGCTTACGACGACTTGATTCGTCGACTCTTACGCAGAAAAACGGAGGATAATCTTGACCCCAAAGAATTACATAATCAAGTGAAAGACAGAGTCAAGAGAGCCCTCGATCGAATCGCCTTACTCACGGACCCTCGTGCAGCTACCATCGCTTCGCCTTCTGACCAGGATCCATCATCCCAATCGCCATTCTCACAAAATCAGCATCGATACTTGGGAGAAGTCAGCGATGTCCACTTCTTCAATCTTGTCAAGGGATTTCTACAAACTAAAGATTCGTCTAATCCCGAGCAAGGGTTTGACAGCTACGAACAAGATGGAGAAGTCTCGACGACCAATAATAAAAGCAATGGGCATACTCTGCCCCCTGCACCAGTAGACACAAGAGAACTTGTTGAGGTGTACTTTTCTACAATTCATATCGCCTATCCTTTCATTCCACAGTCTCCCTTCATGGCGAATTTAGCCAGGGAAGGGGGAATTCCGAACAACGCGACTGATCTCGCTATCTTAT ACGTTATCTGTGCCATTGGATCATATTATACGTCTTTTCCTGGACGAGACGCAGTTTCGCAAACCCGTCATGAATGCTACTTTCAGCGTGCCATGGCCTTGACTGCAGCGACGAGTGGTCATCACTCTATTCAGCAAGTCACGCTACTACTCGTGCAATGCTTCTATCTATTAACTGTATCCAAGACTGACAG TTGTTGGACGACACTTGGACAAGCAGTCCGTATAGCTCAAAGCATAGGGCTACATGTTGAATCTCCAAGTCCCAAGTCTAGAAGTGCCACTGTGCTAGAACGTAGACGAAGAATATGGCACTCGATATATGTTCTTGATCGGTTACTGTCTCTTCAGCTAGGTCGACCACCAGCGATTCATGATCAAGATTGCAACGTGGCGCTACCGTCTCGGCGTGCAGATAACGAGATAGATTGGTCTTCCGATGCAATGGAACCTCCCGAGGAAAGCCCTTCGGCAGGCGATTACTTTATTGCGGTCATTGGCTTTTCCCAAATCGTGGGCTGCGTCCTGCGCGATGTCTATGGCCCAGTCCATTCGAGGCCGACCCCAGAAATGATATTGGGCACGCAAAATCTGGATCGCAGGCTTGTTGAATGGAAGCTGGGCCTTCCTCAGAAGCTACGCTTCGATTTGGGTCACTCGTTTGACCAAAACAATATCTTTAGACGTCAG AGAAACATGCTTGCAATCAAATTCCATCATTTACGAGCCCTTTTACACCGTCCATACCTATGTTATCCTCTTTTACGACAGCGGGATGACTCTTCTATGAGTTTGTCACAATTAGACTGGCCACTGATTGCCGTCTTCGAGAGGATTTGTATTGATGAAGCCCAGGGAACTGCTCGTCTGCTCCACCACGTTTCTGATGAACAGGAATTAGTGCATGAGTTCCCCTGGTGGCAGATGATATCTTGTCTGATCTGTGCCGGGTCCATATTGCTTGTGTCGAGCATCTTCGCGCAGCAGCTTGATGATCACAGTGGATTCGACAGTGAAGGTTTACGCGATGATGCGGAGACGTGCTTGAAGATATTTGAGGCGCTGAGCAGTAATTCAAAGAGTGCAAGGATTGCGAGGAATATGATTCAAGGTCTGAAGCAGTCTGGTTCAGAATGGCGAA AACAGGCTGGCCAAGGGACTGACGTAGTCCCATTCTCACAAACTTTGAGTCAGCCTGATGCCTCGATGGAGCTTCAACATACCTCTGCTACTGGAGTTCCGGTCTCGCAAGAAATGCTGAGTCTGCAAGACCAGAACGTTGAATTATTATCAGATGCCATACCAACTCCTCAGAACTGGCCAGCTGAGATTACAGATTCCATGGCTTGGTCATCGCAGTTCTTGGACACATTTCAAGGAGATGGAAGTTGGATTTGA
- a CDS encoding related to heterokaryon incompatibility protein (het-6OR allele), whose translation MATEMKTCFVERKDAIQIHDHCPERPYVELEVPQDAKRVTAVTFGGTSRDQGWADRSEAVSFTWWDASVKRPEGRGDLRTITVLNNRLANDEPQQWSDRWTVFHGPRRRLWIEALRPGDVIQLIPRAMYMAWVNIIDEGSIKIEYEPRELEEELQAMQLTSNSSHYSGALGVERQEIRLLHVEPGIFDDPIRCSFRLASLKEIETKGIDFHALSYCWGDPTEREEILLSKEGDCDDKKEARPFSIGKSAAQALRRLRLERETLVIWIDAVCINQDDLEERAKQVTLMSQIYSLASVVHIWLGEDNHGVEACLKLIRDICNSNSRLCQGGEQCSCAGTAHSTPLEEIRAYEQSKKDEGKAISFKGMLEVFDIHLKTWTREIIDLAGWYGNTQLSFLMSTLYENPWFTRVWVIQEALSAKQPFIHCSGEQVPWDEVVQVSNWLENPGYSSQNPHIVSQQISMAAIWKTLKPKGKTTEVPTTPIEAQDTNELSSILEVFLSGLDLKATDPRDKLFALLTFANETHDTTKLDDLIRPNYDKSKERVFADFTRWWIREHNSVAILSSIHCQPSRTWVKILGPEAQDLAMNRPTWSVDSKGSSRRTQANLNARFKFKAAGDTKPDLELLKTDDPLILRLSGLHITEIRSISHAPIEYIYPYQRPAEEQSELSQVFDKIFDPCALSPFWSRNLSADGFRTENNETCNMKYLDHMRSHWNYRSREPLEVLKPSAGKDLEHYKTNKLPTCMEPCFFVTTSGLFGLCPWQSKERDLIVLLDGGNVPYLLRPVGEEKFELVGECFVQGIMHGEILEGLAKLGNGLGKRQIFSIV comes from the exons ATGGCAACCGAAATGAAAACATGTTTTGTTGAACGCAAGGACGCCATCCAGATCCACGATCACTGTCCCGAGCGGCCATACGTTGAGTTGGAGGTGCCGCAAGATGCGAAGAGAGTCACTGCCGTTACTTTTGGAGGAACATCTCGCGATCAAG GCTGGGCAGACAGATCAGAAGCAGTTTCTTTCACATGGTGGGATGCTTCAGTAAAGCGCCCAGAAGGACGTGGAGATCTGCGAACAATCACCGTCCTTAACAACCGTCTCGCAAACGATGAACCCCAGCAATGGTCTGACCGGTGGACTGTTTTCCATGGACCTAGAAGAAGACTCTGGATTGAGGCACTTCGACCAGGCGACGTCATTCAGTTGATTCCTCGCGCTATGTATATGGCTTGGGTGAACATCATCGACGAGGGAAGCATCAAGATTGAATACGAACCTAGGGAGTTGGAAGAGGAACTTCAAGCCATGCAACTTACCTCAAATTCTTCGCATTATTCCGGGGCGTTGGGTGTCGAAAGGCAGGAGATTCGACTCCTTCATGTTGAGCCAGGGATTTTTGACGATCCGATCCGATGTTCTTTTCGCTTAGCAAGCCTGAAGGAAATCGAGACAAAAGGCATCGACTTTCACGCCTTGTCGTATTGCTGGGGAGATCCTACCGAGCGGGAGGAAATTCTTTTATCAAAAGAAGGCGACTGCGACGATAAAAAGGAAGCGAGGCCTTTTAGTATTGGAAAGTCTGCTGCCCAAGCACTTCGTCGGTTGAGACTAGAGAGGGAAACCCTGGTTATATGGATCGACGCTGTGTGCATCAACCAAGACGATCTCGAAGAGAGAGCGAAACAGGTAACACTAATGAGTCAGATCTACTCCTTAGCTTCGGTCGTTCACATCTGGCTCGGTGAAGATAACCACGGTGTCGAGGCTTGCTTAAAGCTTATCCGAGATATCTGCAACTCAAATTCCAGACTATGCCAAGGCGGCGAGCAATGTTCATGCGCTGGAACAGCCCACTCGACGCCTCTTGAGGAGATTCGGGCATATGAGCAGAGCAAGAAAGATGAGGGAAAGGCTATCTCATTCAAAGGGATGTTGGAAGTTTTCGACATCCACCTAAAGACGTGGACAAGAGAAATCATAGACCTTGCTGGCTGGTATGGAAACACCCAACTATCGTTCCTCATGAGCACTCTTTACGAAAACCCATGGTTTACCCGAGTCTGGGTGATACAGGAAGCTCTGTCAGCGAAACAACCCTTCATTCATTGTTCTGGAGAGCAAGTCCCCTGGGATGAAGTGGTTCAAGTCAGCAACTGGCTTGAGAATCCTGGATACTCCAGCCAAAACCCGCATATTGTCTCACAGCAGATTTCCATGGCAGCTATTTGGAAGACCCTCAAACCAAAGGGAAAGACTACGGAGGTCCCGACAACTCCCATCGAAGCGCAAGATACGAATGAGCTATCTAGCATTCTGGAAGTATTTCTTTCGGGTCTGGATCTCAAGGCTACTGATCCTCGCGATAAACTGTTTGCTTTGCTCACATTTGCCAACGAGACGCATGATACTACGAAGTTGGATGATTTGATTCGACCCAATTACGACAAGTCCAAGGAGAGAGTTTTTGCTGATTTTACGCGCTGGTGGATCCGAGAACACAACTCGGTGGCTATTTTATCGTCTATCCATTGCCAACCATCACGCACTTGGGTAAAGATTCTAGGGCCCGAAGCCCAAGACCTAGCGATGAATCGACCAACTTGGTCTGTTGACAGCAAAGGAAGCTCAAGACGAACGCAAGCCAATTTGAATGCTCGGTTCAAATTCAAAGCAGCAGGCGATACGAAgccagatcttgagcttctaaAGACGGATGATCCTCTCATTCTTCGACTTTCAGGTCTTCACATTACTGAGATCAGGAGCATCAGTCACGCACCTATCGAGTATATCTATCCCTACCAAAGGCCTGCAGAAGAGCAAAGCGAATTGTCACAAGTCTTTGACAAGATCTTCGATCCTTGTGCTCTCTCACCGTTCTGGTCAAGAAACCTGAGTGCAGATGGCTTCAGAACGGAAAACAACGAAACATGCAACATGAAGTACCTCGACCATATGCGATCTCACTGGAACTACCGTTCGCGAGAACCACTTGAAGTGTTGAAACCAAGTGCCGGTAAAGACTTGGAGCACTATAAGACGAACAAGCTTCCGACGTGTATGGAaccttgtttctttgttacGACTTCGGGATTGTTTGGATTATGTCCTTGGCAGTCGAAGGAGAGAGATTTGATTGTGTTGCTGGATGGTGGTAATGTACCGTATTTGCTGAGGCCTGTTGGGGAGGAGAAGTTTGAGTTGGTTGGGGAGTGTTTTGTGCAGGGAATTATGCATGGGGAGATATTGGAGGGGCTGGCAAAACTTGGGAACGGGCTTGGGAAGAGGCAGATTTTCAGTATCGTTTGA
- a CDS encoding related to Cupin domain protein, whose product MALNGKLRQTQRIITTHNDEGKAIIDTSINSDAPFYALPDGKAHFALGYATKEFPAKLSNNADIESYQGFLTSQPGLSISTGTVLRYVDMCPGHVSPMHRTVSLDYGVVLEGEVELILDSGDTKVLKRGDVCVQRATMHAWRNTSETEWARMLYVLLPSTKPDVGGKELGEDYGNMEGVKASE is encoded by the coding sequence atggctctcAACGGCAAACTCAGACAGACCCAACGCATCATCACAACACACAACGATGAGGGCAAAGCCATAATCGACACATCAATCAACTCAGACGCACCCTTCTATGCCCTCCCTGACGGCAAAGCACACTTCGCGCTAGGCTACGCCACAAAAGAATTCCCTGCCAAACTCAGCAACAACGCCGACATAGAATCCTACCAAGGCTTCCTGACCAGCCAACCAGGGCTCAGCATCTCAACGGGCACTGTCCTCCGCTATGTCGATATGTGCCCAGGTCACGTTTCACCTATGCACCGCACTGTGAGTCTCGACTACGGTGTTGTGCTGGAGGGCGAGGTTGAGTTGATTTTGGATTCGGGGGATACGAAGGTATTGAAGAGGGGTGATGTCTGTGTGCAGAGGGCGACTATGCATGCGTGGAGAAATACTAGTGAGACGGAGTGGGCGAGGATGTTGTATGTGCTTTTGCCGTCGACGAAGCCTGATGTTGGGGGTAAGGAGTTGGGTGAGGATTATGGAAATATGGAGGGTGTCAAGGCTTCCGAATAG
- a CDS encoding related to fumarylacetoacetate hydrolase: protein MAATDFAHHFTEKNIPFGIASSESHNTPQAVTRLGNTVIFLSDLVEQLFKDVEGLSRGVFNEETLNSFAALPKTVHQNVRKQIQQAHRHKGLDGFPTSSKEDITAVTMHLPVEIKDFADFSCSLDHVINAGRIVVNNGTPPPGFFKFPVGYQGRTGSIVVSGTDIERPYGQFKNPAAAEGDDPITYAPSQKVDYEVELAAVVGKPLAMRQRLHAKDAEEHIFGFVILNDWSARDIQGFEMFPLGPFNGKSLGTSISPWIITLDALEPFRTKAQEQKAISASYLQHPSPSTFSITLKVDVLANNTTTTLGVCPVESLYWTPQQMVAHSVSSGSALRTGDLLATGTVSGSEETSRGCMLESTEGGTKPVTLSDGSKRGFLEDGDVVRITGSVGGDESGVGFGECIGKLTPARSY, encoded by the exons ATGGCAGCCACAGACTTTGCTCATCACTTCACTGAGAAGAACATTCCGTTCGGAATAGCTTCCTCTGAGTCTCACAACACCCCTCAAGCTGTTACTAGACTTGGAAACACTGTGATATTCCTGAGTGATCTCGTTGAACAATTATTCAAGGACGTTGAAGGCCTTTCTCGAGGTGTATTTAACGAAGAGACTCTGAATTCTTTTGCTGCTCTCCCCAAGACTGTGCATCAGAATGTCCGAAAGCAGATccagcaagctcatcgacACAAGGGCCTCGATGGTTTTCCTACGAGCAGCAAAGAAGACATCACTGCTGTGACGATGCATTTGCCAGTTGAAATCAAAGACTTTGCAG ACTTCTCGTGCTCTCTCGACCACGTCATAAATGCAGGGCGTATAGTAGTCAACAACGGAACGCCGCCacctggcttcttcaagtttCCAGTTGGATATCAAGGCCGAACAGGCTCCATCGTTGTTTCAGGAACGGATATTGAGCGTCCTTATGGACAATTCAAGAACCCTGCTGCAGCTGAAGGCGACGATCCAATTACTTATGCGCCGTCTCAAAAGGTTGATTATGAAGTTGAACTTGCTGCTGTGGTTGGAAAACCGTTGGCTATGAGGCAGAGACTTCATGCTaaggatgctgaggagcATATTTTTGGTTTTGTGATTCTCAACGATTGGAGTG CTCGTGATATTCAAGGTTTTGAAATGTTCCCTCTCGGCCCTTTCAATGGCAAGAGTCTAGGAACTTCCATCTCTCCCTGGATCATCACCCTCGATGCTCTAGAGCCCTTCAGAACCAAGGCCCAAGAGCAGAAGGCCATATCAGCCTCATACCTCCAGCATCCTAGCCCCTCAACATTCTCAATCACCTTGAAAGTTGACGTCTTGGCAAATAACACCACCACAACACTTGGCGTTTGTCCAGTCGAGTCTCTTTACTGGACTCCTCAGCAGATGGTTGCGCATTCAGTCAGTTCAGGAAGTGCTCTCAGGACCGGTGATCTTCTCGCCACGGGCACTGTTTCCGGTTCTGAGGAGACGAGCCGAGGTTGTATGCTTGAGTCTACAGAGGGCGGTACCAAGCCTGTTACGTTGAGCGATGGGTCGAAGAGAGGTtttcttgaggatggtgatgttgtgagGATAACAGGATCTGTTGGTGGAGATGAGTCGGGTGTTGGATTTGGTGAGTGTATTGGCAAGCTTACTCCTGCTCGGTCGTATTGA
- a CDS encoding related to salicylate 1-monooxygenase, which translates to MTQDTETRPLNILIVGAGIGGLTAALGLRQQGHKVTLFERSQLAREVGAAIHVAPNSHGLLKRFGVYPETFGANRVEGVTEYTHDGHLKFDNHLKGPLSVWEHPWVLAHRVSLHENLKNQATSTEGPGTPAILKTSSPVVDVDPSTATIKFEDGTTVSGDLVLGADGVSSITRSIVTGTDIKPYGSGKSAFRFMIPHSKYLNDETTRPFAERTGTMTMWMGDDRRIIMYPCSNNTVMNFVAIHPSSITSGANKGSGWGQGGSKELLLEVYKDFEPRVRAILNLVDASDLKLWTLLDMDRIPTWHKERLVLLGDAAHPFLPHQGQGGGIAIEDAASLVALLPYGTTADDIPSRLSLYEKIRDERAHTVQLFTRQAGEDLDEETRVKFNIFKFLNYNFGHDEWHNTKKALRDHLWSQNKNLHWKSPVSFGPMPSPRQDYHGQRYNGNDSSFTTWSVRFKSSATYLKTLFPTDRFSFYKPGTVAEATYSCTELKDMKWLGGGGYKFFGLWIHGVQYEKKDGSKIYGSFLAVLLENLADPIVTGREELGMPKLFCDIDVVEKGANTSIRCSWRGAEFVDITLKGLGEATNGHANGVNGTNGANGTNGHPASVGPPGAPPLPEEQGLLVYRYVPAVGQPGVADAAYPVFIENGLETTKRQVEKTLVGSGGDLDLTPGTWDTLPTLNHIATGFSDIPVYGVVKSKVEYGRGVDDISHARRVD; encoded by the exons ATGACTCAAGACACAGAAACAAGACCATTGAACATTCTCATTGTTGGAGCAG GCATCGGTGGTTTAACCGCTGCGCTTGGTCTCCGTCAACAAGGACACAAAGTAACA CTATTCGAGAGATCGCAACTGGCACGAGAAGTCGGTGCTGCTATTCACGTGGCCCCCAATAGTCATGGACTTCTGAAGCGATTTGGTGTTTATCCCGAGACTTTTGGCGCGAATCGCGTTGAAGGC GTCACTGAGTATACACATGATGGACATCTCAAGTTTGATAACCACCTCAAGGGACCGCTCTCAGTTTGGGAGCAT CCATGGGTTCTTGCGCATCGCGTCAGTCTACACGAGAACCTCAAGAATCAGGCAACCTCTACCGAAGGCCCAGGAACACCAGCTATTCTCAAGACCTCCAGCCCTGTCGTTGATGTCGATCCCTCAACGGCGACCATCAAGTTCGAGGATGGCACAACAGTGTCTGGGGATTTGGTTCTTGGAGCCGACGGCGTCAGC tcgATAACGCGGTCAATCGTCACTGGCACAGACATCAAGCCTTATGGCTCTGGAAAAAGCGCTTTCAGATTCATGATTCCCCATTCCAAATATCTCAACGACGAAACAACCAGGCCTTTCGCCGAGCGCACAGGTACAATGACGATGTGGATGGGTGATGACCGAAGAATCATCATGTATCCTTGCTCCAACAACACTGTCATGAACTTTGTTGCCATTCACCCAAGCAGTATCACCTCCGGGGCCAACAAGGGATCTG GCTGGGGACAGGGCGGCAGcaaggagcttcttcttgaagtcTACAAGGACTTTGAGCCGAGGGTCCGCGCTATTCTCAACCTGGTTGATGCCAGCGATTTGAAGCTTTGGACTCTGCTGGACATGGACCGTATTCCAACATGGCACAAAGAGCGACTTGTCTTGCTTGGAGATGCGGCTCACCCATTCTTACCCC ATCAAGGACAGGGTGGTGGTATTGCTATTGAGGACGCAGCATCCCTGGTGGCCCTACTACCGTACGGTACAACAGCCGACGATATTCCCAGTCGCCTTTCTCTGTACGAGAAGATCAGGGACGAGAGAGCTCATACGGTGCAGCTCTTCACCAGGCAAGCAGGCGAGGATCTTGACGAGGAAACCCGTGTCAAGTTCAACA TCTTCAAATTCCTTAACTACAACTTCGGTCACGATGAGTGgcacaacaccaagaaggctctCAGAGACCATCTCTGGTCTCAGAACAAGAACCTCCACTGGAAGTCTCCTGTATCATTCGGCCCCATGCCCAGTCCTCGACAAGATTACCATGGGCAACGATATAACGGCAATGACTCTTCGTTCACTACTTGGTCGGTCCGTTTCAAGTCTTCTGCTACATATCTCAAGACTCTCTTTCCCACAGACCGGTTCAGCTTCTACAAGCCCGGCACTGTCGCTGAAGCAACATACTCGTGCACTGAGTTGAAAGACATGAAGTGGCTTGGCGGGGGAGGTTACAAGTTCTTTGGTCTTTGGATTCACGGTGTTCAgtacgagaagaaggatggtaGCAAGATCTATGGGTCATTCCTAGCTGTTCTTCTAGAGAATCTTGCTGATCCTATCGTCACCGGTCGTGAGGAGCTTGGTATGCCTAAACTCTTCTGCGATATCGATGTTGTGGAGAAGGGAGCCAACACTAGCATTCGTTGCAGTTGGCGAGGAGCAGAGTTCGTCGATATCACACTCAAGGGTCTTGGCGAGGCTACCAACGGACATGCAAATGGTGTCAACGGCACAAATGGCGCCAACGGAACAAACGGCCATCCCGCATCTGTTGGCCCTCCTGgtgctcctcctctgccagaGGAGCAAGGACTTCTAGTATACCGATATGTGCCTGCGGTCGGCCAGCCTGGTGTTGCTGATGCCGCATATCCTGTCTTTATCGAGAACGGGTTGGAGACGACGAAGCGACAGGTTGAGAAGACGCTGGTTGGAAGTGGTGGTGATTTGGATCTTACACCTGGTACGTGGGATACGTTGCCTACGCTGAACCATATCGCGACTGGGTTCTCTGATATTCCTGTTTACGGTGTTGTCAAGAGTAAGGTTGAGTATGGAAGAGGCGTGGATGATATTTCTCATGCTAGAAGGGTTGACTAG
- a CDS encoding probable hydrolase, CocE/NonD family produces MPNPIKEDIHTVDEESFPYIFEQNATVPLKAGDGLVRLNVYRPKGVDKVPVLVTYGPYGKDIWYQDFHPKSFSEVNPQHKSQHSAWETPDPGFWTKHGYAIVRADERGLGQSTGKLDTMSRGTSEAFFDVVEWAAEQPWSSGKVGLLGISYYAGSQWRVAARKPKGLSAIVPWEGMSDYYRDRCRHGGILSNAFIKFWWNRQVITNQYGRPGRNARNWGPDTIEGDLPEEELEANRQDQTIDNQVNRFRDEAYYASKEYDMGDIEVPLLSVGNWGGILLHLRGNIEGYIHAGSKFKYLRLITGRHDLPFYYEEEVEIQRSFLDAFLKGEDRVGWSQEGKVAPVSLVLRKGNVGFNDAEKEKAYPRREENEWPIARTQYKKLFLTPEQGLSWDEPKTERKKISYKALGTLEKPEVVQFSTPAFEAETEITGHVVAHLNVSVSPDPSGPTPSDIDLFVTLRHFDPSGQEVFYTGTAGDPVPLTKGWLRVSLRKVDSEHPKHRDWLPHRNYTSKDVQPVIQGEVYGVDIEVWPTNVVVDKGGKLVFEVSSGDTQGSGIFLHNDPVDRSPEVFQGSNHIHFGPRQQNYVTLPVIPN; encoded by the exons ATGCCTAACCCTATCAAGGAGGATATCCATACTGTGGATGAGGAGTCGTTTCCTTACATTTTTGAACAGAATGCTACTGTTCCTCTCAAGGCGGGTGATGGATTGGTGAGACTCAATGTCTATCGACCCAAGGGTGTTGACAAGGTTCCTGTTCTCGTCACATATGGCCCTTATGGAAAGGACATTTGGTATCAGGA CTTCCATCCCAAGTCCTTCAGTGAGGTGAATCCTCAGCACAAGTCCCAGCACTCAGCATGGGAAACTCCAGACCCTGGCTTCTGGACCAAGCACGGCTATGCCATCGTCCGAGCCGATGAGCGTGGTCTCGGTCAATCAACCGGCAAGCTTGATACCATGTCCAGAGGCACCAGCGAAGCCTTCTTCGATGTCGTCGAATGGGCCGCCGAGCAGCCTTGGTCATCCGGCAAAGTTGGTCTTCTCGGTATTAGCTACTATGCCGGAAGTCAATGGCGAGTCGCAGCCCGCAAGCCAAAGGGTCTGAGTGCCATTGTTCCCTGGGAGGGCATGTCAGATTACTACCGTGATCGATGCCGACACGGCGGAATTCTTTCAAATGCTTTTATCAAGTTTTGGTGGAATCGCCAGGTCATTACGAATCAGTACGGTAGACCTGGTCGGAATGCTAGGAATTGGGGTCCTGATACTATTGAGGGTGATCtgccagaagaagagctcgaggCCAACAGGCAGGATCAGACTATCGATAACCAAGTCAACCGATTCCGAGATGAAGCCTACTACGCTTCCAAGGAGTACGACATGGGCGATATCGAAGTCCCTCTCTTGTCAGTAGGCAACTGGGGCGGTATTCTTCTCCACCTCCGCGGCAACATCGAGGGATACATCCACGCTGGTTCAAAGTTCAAGTATCTCCGTCTCATCACAGGCCGTCACGATCTCCCATTCTATTacgaggaagaagttgaaaTTCAACGAAGTTTCCTCGATGCTTTCCTCAAGGGTGAAGACCGCGTTGGCTGGTCTCAAGAAGGCAAGGTTGCCCCCGTgagtcttgttcttcgaAAGGGCAACGTTGGCTTCAATGAcgccgagaaggaaaaggcctatcctcgaagagaagagaacgaGTGGCCTATTGCACGAACTCAGTATAAGAAGCTCTTCCTTACGCCTGAACAAGGTCTCAGCTGGGATGAGCCCAAGACAGAGCGCAAGAAGATTAGCTACAAGGCTCTTGGAACGCTGGAGAAGCCTGAGGTGGTCCAGTTTTCAACCCCCGCCTTTGAGGCTGAGACAGAGATCACGGGCCACGTTGTCGCTCATCTCAATGTCTCAGTCTCTCCTGATCCATCTGGCCCTACACCCAGTGACATTGATCTGTTTGTCACACTCCGTCACTTCGACCCATCAGGCCAAGAGGTATTCTATACTGGCACAGCAGGCGACCCCGTCCCTCTAACGAAAGGCTGGCTTCGCGTGTCGCTCCGCAAGGTTGATTCAGAACACCCTAAGCACCGCGACTGGCTTCCTCACAGAAACTACACCAGCAAGGATGTTCAGCCTGTGATACAGGGTGAGGTTTACGGCGTTGATATTGAGGTCTGGCCTACgaatgttgttgttgataaggGGGGTAAGTTGGTGTTTGAGGTGTCGTCAGGGGATACTCAGGGTTCGGGTATTTTCTTGCACAACGACCCGGTTGACAG ATCACCTGAGGTTTTCCAAGGTTCGAATCATATCCACTTTGGACCTCGCCAACAAAACTATGTCACTCTTCCTGTGATTCCCAACTAG